The Scomber scombrus chromosome 22, fScoSco1.1, whole genome shotgun sequence genome has a window encoding:
- the rassf8b gene encoding ras association domain-containing protein 8b, whose protein sequence is MKAMELKVWVDGVQRIVCGVTEFTTCQEVVIALAQAIGRTGRYTLIEKWRDTERHLAPNENPVVSLNKWGQYASDVQLILQRTGPSVSERPTSDGQSRIPERGFYRQSLPPLAKLRPSAADRSLKRREPKRKSLTFTGGAKGLRDIFGKSRDSEAKQTQQRGVSLNLSRVGGGGVASVPGSPARELSRLVQLQRDKLQALESRLLGCEAELRDWEEAASEPNEEVNLEEELLLLEQQVRRNDTEMEEEEFWQNELQIEHESERQLRQQLAELQGRVRDSETKLSEYLARIQGMDAGLEQERLQQEAKLSQKVNEEEVQAQLEKVRAELEMQSQHTARLESSCRALERSLGQSSKRLQEKEQELEQLTKELRQVNLQQFIQQTGTKVTVLPAQTTGEYSNEVDSGSLKRLGSSRLLPSNLRTLQNSVSSSLNPEGIYV, encoded by the exons ATGAAGGCCATGGAGCTGAAAGTGTGGGTGGATGGAGTGCAGCGCATCGTGTGCGGGGTCACGGAGTTCACCACATGCCAGGAAGTGGTCATTGCCCTGGCACAAGCCATTG GGCGCACCGGCAGATACACTTTGATTGAGAAATGGCGGGACACAGAGCGTCACTTGGCTCCTAATGAGAACCCAGTGGTATCCCTCAACAAGTGGGGTCAGTATGCCAGCGATGTTCAGCTCATCCTCCAACGGACTGGCCCGTCTGTTAGTGAGCGGCCCACCTCTGACGGGCAGTCTCGCATCCCGGAGCGTGGCTTCTACCGACAAAGCCTTCCGCCGCTGGCAAAGCTTCGCCCATCAGCGGCAGACCGCTCGCTCAAACGAAGGGAACCCAAACGCAAGTCTCTGACCTTCACTGGTGGAGCCAAGGGTCTGCGGGACATCTTTGGGAAAAGCAGAGACAGTGAAG CCAAACAGACCCAGCAGCGTGGCGTGAGTCTGAACCTGAGCAGAGTTGGAGGTGGTGGAGTAGCATCTGTACCTGGGAGTCCAGCCAGAGAGCTGAGCCGGCTGgtgcagctgcagagagacaagCTCCAGGCCCTGGAGAGCCGTCTGCTGGGCTGTGAGGCCGAGCTGCGAGACTGGGAGGAGGCAGCCAGTGAGCCAAATGAA GAAGTAaacctggaggaggagctgctgctTTTAGAGCAGCAGGTGAGGAGAAATGATACCgagatggaagaggaggaattCTGGCAGAACGAGCTGCAGATCGAGCATGAGAGCGAGCGGCAACTCCGGCAACAGCTAGCCGAGCTGCAGGGCCGAGTACGCGACTCCGAGACAAAGCTTTCAGAGTACCTAGCTCGCATACAG GGCATGGACGCAGGCCTGGAGCAGGAGAGGCTGCAGCAGGAGGCCAAGCTCAGCCAGAAGGTCAATGAGGAGGAG GTGCAGGCCCAGTTAGAGAAAGTGAGGGCAGAGCTGGAAATGCAAAGCCAACACACAGCACGGCTGGAGAGCAGCTGCAGGGCGTTGGAACGCTCACTTGGCCAGTCGAGCAAGAGATTACAG gagaaggagcaggagctGGAGCAGCTGACAAAAGAGCTACGACAGGTCAACCTGCAGCAGTTCATTCAGCAGACTGGTACCAAGGTCACCGTGCTTCCTGCTCAGACTACAGGAGAATACAGCAACG AAGTGGATTCTGGCTCCCTGAAAAGACTTGGCTCATCACGTCTCTTACCCAGCAACCTCCGCACTCTTCAAAACAGTGTCTCTTCCAGCCTGAACCCTGAAGGCATCTACGTTTGA